In one window of Candidatus Kaelpia imicola DNA:
- a CDS encoding cold shock domain-containing protein yields MKGTVKWFSNEKGYGFITPEEGKDV; encoded by the coding sequence ATGAAAGGAACAGTAAAGTGGTTCAGTAACGAAAAAGGTTATGGATTTATTACTCCCGAAGAAGGCAAAGATGTAT